atagactttttaattttctgatcatttagcattaccctttaaaattagttttgaaaaaagttgcgtatgtttttttttttttaaaaagtaaaatacattAAATAAACTCGCCGCTACAGCaattttatgactttttttttatagaactCGTTGCTCTAACAGTTATTTTGTTAATAAAAATGTTTAACATTTCTCATTGGACGTTGTTAACGGCTGTTAAAATCATAAAGGATCTCGCTCCCTCATAAGTGAATTTTCCAttttggtttttaaaaaaattgggtggTGCTTTATGCATTTTGGAGCAAACAATTGCCATTTTGGATCCGGACTCTAATACATTTCCTTAAAGAGTCATCTCGAATATTTCATAAACTCTTGAAATATTCATAAACAAATCAAGGTGTGACCAGACTCTTCTTGACAAtcaaatacttagaaaagatcCACAAAATCGTTTTTGTATggagataaataaaaaatcagaaagaagaatcaagaaaataatagaatTGTTCCCACAttgtttattaataataaaataattagtaataattgTATCATTCAAAATGCagtacaacataacatcaagaTTCATGTAAGAGTCTATAATCACATTCTTTATCTTCTGCCACATGATATAACCTACTGCTCCCATCATTGAGAGATTCATAAAATCGGCAGACGACCAGAAAATATAAGAAGTTGATAAAACTCAAGAAAGAAAGCAACCAGAAAAAGTAATCAATGTGACCCTTATTAATGTTGCTCGAAAGCCAGCTTGTTTTACCACCGGTTGATGAAAGCCAATCCACACCACTCACCAGAATACTTCCAATCAAACTCGACACAGCAGTCCCAACAGTGTACATAGATGACGCGATGCTGGACATGCTTTTGGGAAATAAAGCGTAGAAAAACTCAACCTGTCCAACTGCATGGGTAGCCTCAGCCACACCAAGTAGTGCATATTGTGGCACGAACCATATAGCAGACATGTTCACTAAAGCATTTGGGTCGTCCTCATGCCCTTCCTCTATTGCCCTTTGTCGTCTTATGCTTTCTGTTATTGCTGACAATGCAATAGACATACCAGAGGATATTAAGCCAATCCCCATTCGGGTGATAGGACTTAACCCTCTTGGTTGTCCTGTATATTTTGATAGCAAAGGGACCAAAACACGGTCGTAGAAAGCAATCCAGATTGTTAAAGCAGCAATCATAAACACACTGAATGATGCTGCTGGTACTTCAAAGTGAGGAAGGATGTGTCTATCCATTGTCTTGGTTTGAAGcaaggaaaatgaaaagacatTTATATCCACAAAGATCATGAAACAGGTGGACCACATAGGAAGTGCTTTAATAAGAGCCTTTAGTGATTCAACTTGTTCCACACTACAGAGATTCCATGGATTTGAAGCTGATCCATCAGGATTCAAATCTCGTTGAGGATCTTCGATTATGCAAGCTCTATTTAAACACCTATAACATACAATAAAACTTAATTACGATGAACTGCAATATCATATATCActgaaaaaaggagaaaagtttTGTGATTAACAAATCATAAAAtcttaaattcaattaatattgaCAATAGAAGTGCCATTATATTGGTGAAAAGATGGAGACACTGACCTGAAGTCCTTTGATGGAGGCAAGACGTCTGATTCAAGTGGCCAACGATAGAATTCATCACAATCACTCAATGGATGACGGGTATTTCTTTTCCTAAAAGCTGCTACAGCTGCTTGAAACAATCCTATGACCAAGTTTTCTGTAGTTTTAGCTTTCACTTTGATATAAAGAGGAGAACCAATTTGGAACATCAAGACAGACAAAAACATGAGGATAGCAGGGACACCAAAGCCAACTTTCCAACCATAATTATCTTGAATATAAACGATAACGGTAACTGCAAGAATAATTGAAATCCCTGAGCTAGCATAGTACCAATTGAAATAGCTTTCAAGAATCCTCTGGTTGTTGGggttctttttattttccaattgatcaGCACCAAATATTATAGAACAAGGTTCAACAAAACCAGCTCCAATTGACATAAACACAAAAGATGAAAACAGAACAACAAGTTGGAGTGCTGTTACTCCATTACAAACATGTTGGATCTGAGAGCAGGGTGAAGACTTGAGTTGTGGAATCATCGCTGTGAGCCATAGAATAATCATTCCCTGTCGAAGAAAAATGTTAAACTTTGTCAAGGTGAACCCAATTTAGTCTGAACATCAccattttctataaataaataagaaaaaaaaaaacatttgcaCTAGTGAGATAACAGATCGACATCAAAACACTCACAACAAGAGTGGAGATGGATCCATAGGCAATAGCCCTATACCGACCCAAGTAAAAATCAGCAGTAATTGCCCCAAAAAGAGCCAATCCATTTGAAAGTGCACCCCATAGTCCAAGAATGATAGTACCAGTAGTAGCAGTCATGTTATAATATGTCATCAAGTAGATTATCAAATTTGCTTGTAAACCAAAACTTGCTACCCTTCCAAATGATCCGTTcactgaagaaaaaaaatgaaacaattactACTTAAAcaatgtaaacaaaaaaaaatcaaaacaaaaaaaagtattaccAATGATAAAAGGCATGGTTCTTAGACCACCCTTTCTTGGGTTTTCTTCAACTAATAATAATTCTCTTTCACTCTCCATTTTCACTAACActctgttttttttccttttcagtttCTTCAACTAATATGTGTACACATTCCTTGCTTTAAATTCGATGATGTAGATTCAGTAAAATGAATGGTCCAGAACTccataatatattaaaatatttttcgatAAGATACAtagaatatattaaaagattttTCTGTTAATTGATAATGGTTATGTTGATAGTTAATGATGATGGAGAATGAACACATAATTATGACAATTATCATTACTTATTGTGTAACGACCTATACTATAGTAATAATTTATGACAGTGAatgaataattattatttttgtaagatGACTGATAATGATGATAATTATCAATAGCGATTAAAAGTTGTTATGCTAATAATTGTAAATGATGATTATTATTAGCTTTGaattaagataaaattaaaatcgaAGCCACACTatctattaataaaaatattcttatttttttttatattttatttatgattagaatatatttttcgtccattaaaatttgttgcaaatacTCTTCGTAGaagtttttaaataaatatcttaataatataaaaattatttaagatGGGCAATAATGAGGATAGTCTATCATTATACTCTTGTCATTGTTAATTTGACATTAaaagtgtaacaccccagaaagaTTTTGAGCTAATACttgaaccgttcttcgtagtgagtgagattttaccaaggaattaaaaatttcttaagtgttaaggtcactagatgtagcaccttgagttccaaaaataattaaattggaaatagcaaaatttgaaattttgcaagttaagttaagtatgagttttgggtcaacttcaaacgaccataacttctaacccaagatgagttaggtgtgataccagataccgtaggaaatatctttgaattatctttccaacgccgccgattTTTCTCAGTTTCAAtatcgtatgagggagatatgtccattcgaagttaggctgtctagataaggaaagtcaaaaccggattttagaggggtattttggtctttcccttacccaatcagatttaattcatttttagtaatattttaggggactaatctgattaggttcagttttataatcctagtttacgcctagggtttagttgagagttcaagaagagaaaagaagagaaaagaagaagagagaagaggagaaaagagaaaggatcgaAGCGTTCGTCAaaattcttgagagttgttgcgtATTGTCGCCAAACATATTatgtttgatccctaagaggtatgtgagcttccatagtgttgggtttgttcacccacacgctaaacatattattttcagcgaatatttattctcaaaaagttaaaggatttaagttcttgataggtgctcttgaagttcattctaaatcttgtttgttggggttttgatgatatcttgagattaaagtgattgttttgagtggattagtgtgtacttaggttgggggattgaatctaaggaaaacttgAGAAAAGAAATCGATTAAAAGTGATTTAGGATAAGAAAACGAGAGACGAAATTCGTCGAACTTGACCTGAGAAAAGGTTGGGGCGGCGCGCCCCAAATGTGCCCAAGGGGCTGAGGTGGTGCCCCTGCAGTGCGCCCATATGCAGTCTCTGAAGTTAGGGGTTGGCGCCCGGAACGTGTCAGGTCGCCTATCCCCACACTTTTTTCCTTCACTCTTTTTGATTCTAatcactctaaactacttctaaacacttaaaaatcattcataacatgaatcctaaccttgaattaataattcaaattcaagaaaaagttaagagttgagtcttTAGAGTTTTTTCGACCATTTTGAGAcagtccctttgagtccttttgaAGAGTTTTCTATAATTTCTAGTAACTtttttcaagactcgagcaagtgagtatgagattgaggagaatgtattcatgagtctactttgtcatcacgagatcattcatatcatgaaccataactcttgaattcataattcacattcatgagagagttaagagtagagtttcaagaaagtctttgagttcaattgtgaatcctttgagactCATCATCggtttgagttaagttttgagtaagtatgagaatgagaaaagTCGTATACAtaagttccttattgatattttgacccttgcgtcgagtcgttcatgcccataacttccgcatgaacatcatcagttgagtacctttgagaggagtagtatcttcaagttctaagtattgagttcctaatccccaaTAAGATCATATTTATAATCATGgcactattacatgttacccatgaagttcttgagttgaattattcatgcccataattctgcatgaaccttacaagtcgaacaatcttgagatgagaagtatatttgagtccttgagttgagtagttcatgctcataattcctcatgaaccctctgagttgagcattcttgaaatgagtagtattagtgaagttcttgagttccgtGTATTGAgatctatctatggttattgaaaactttGCATCGAGTCGTTCACGttcataattcggcatgaaccatattttaagaagtcttttataaatgttttaactttgttttaagacttaagatttgagtttagtaaagagtaaagttgaagttcatttcttcaaaagtatatggggactatgtattcccaaaagagtttaaaatgttttcacatttaaataagtacggaaaactgagattttcaaaagaccctttgagctagttttcaattaatgctttcacaataagcaagagaggaaaccttgatttccaagatagactgtgagctaagtttttgagcaattatctcaaatcacataaagaagtatgttttaaacataaagagctagtatcatattttgggagtagtattgagcaccgatatggggacgagcttgagttcagataactcacgtctccataaaccatgtagccatcatgggtagaaaacggtcatactttttagatgaatcctttttgcatagactagtggatccacttagtaggtcaggtcttatacctgtggcaaggtataggatgcgctgacAGCGTGAAgaagatcgttgtatcatcacaatagttcttatgtgatggttgtcggttagagaaacttccacaatagtattttgtatttttatatacatcagattatttatatttttacatacatctcagagttatatgcatctttgcatacacacagggttggcatcatgtttttaaacagcttttctttatattgcacatgttttaaattgctttatattgaaatgagttcagttatgttgagttgagttgagccaggtaagttcctcagtttctttcagattcttttcaagcttatattatgctttagaattccccttacatccacgtacattccacgtactgagccatttggcctgcatcttctcatgatgcagacacaggtattcaggatcatcaatatgagcttcgttgatacatccgagagttcgagttagctatggtgagcctcctttcttccggaggatttcatttacctttcagttatattagttgctaggatgtcgtgggtcttttcccgactttcatctttatcagttagaggcttcatagatagttagtatagttgagaagtctatatcatttattttattaaatgttttaaagacttaagtttcctattttatggcgagtgaaataatttattttatttggagttttcttttgagttaaagctttctatttaagtttcatgaatatttattcagtttttgagcttttgcatgcttaagttagtcttccgcttgtagtcagccaggatgagggttcgcttggggaccaacaatagttcttgagtgtcggccacatccagggtgtagactcgggtcgtgacaaaaagcACAATTTCCAATCAGTCATATGGCACATGCAGAGGTAGAATGGGCAAGGTAACGATGAGGCTTGTCAGTCATTTAAAAATAGTGAGCAACTCACCCCATGTTATATCAAACGATACTCCGTCCATTTttgtttgtcatgttgcgcctttcaaaagttaatttgtctaattttcaaagttaaattaaattacattaatccgatattttaaacaaaaaatttagataaagtatacgaaaagtactataaattgcaattttttgcatatcaatgtgatgaaaatatacattgtaaaatgttggtcaaagtttttatagtttgattctaaaaaaagaaactatgacaattaaaagtgaacgtTGGTAGTATTAACTTGAATAACCATTTGATCGGGGAATCTTAATATCTTAGCTGGTTGGTTATCTGAACTCCCGCCTTGTTGGTGAGGATTCCATTCCCCATATTGTAATCTGTCTCCTCCATTTCCACTTCcccccacccaaaaaaaaagaatgagcTATTTTGTCATggatatttt
The DNA window shown above is from Solanum stenotomum isolate F172 chromosome 6, ASM1918654v1, whole genome shotgun sequence and carries:
- the LOC125867011 gene encoding protein NRT1/ PTR FAMILY 1.2-like isoform X4: MESERELLLVEENPRKGGLRTMPFIIVNGSFGRVASFGLQANLIIYLMTYYNMTATTGTIILGLWGALSNGLALFGAITADFYLGRYRAIAYGSISTLVGMIILWLTAMIPQLKSSPCSQIQHVCNGVTALQLVVLFSSFVFMSIGAGFVEPCSIIFGADQLENKKNPNNQRILESYFNWYYASSGISIILAVTVIVYIQDNYGWKVGFGVPAILMFLSVLMFQIGSPLYIKVKAKTTENLVIGLFQAAVAAFRKRNTRHPLSDCDEFYRWPLESDVLPPSKDFRCLNRACIIEDPQRDLNPDGSASNPWNLCSVEQVESLKALIKALPMWSTCFMIFVDINVFSFSLLQTKTMDRHILPHFEVPAASFSVFMIAALTIWIAFYDRVLVPLLSKYTGQPRGLSPITRMGIGLISSGMSIALSAITESIRRQRAIEEGHEDDPNALVNMSAIWFVPQYALLGVAEATHAVGQVEFFYALFPKSMSSIASSMYTVGTAVSSLIGSILVSGVDWLSSTGGKTSWLSSNINKGHIDYFFWLLSFLSFINFLYFLVVCRFYESLNDGSSRLYHVAEDKECDYRLLHES